The Gouania willdenowi chromosome 7, fGouWil2.1, whole genome shotgun sequence genome includes a window with the following:
- the dnajc11a gene encoding dnaJ homolog subfamily C member 11a, with product MASALDDDEISSDDYYSLLNVRREATNDELKAAYRRLCMLYHPDKHRDPDLKRQAEQLFNLVHEAYEVLSDPQSRAIYDIYGKRGLDVEGWEVVERKRTPTEIREEYERLQSEREERRLQQRTNPKGTISVGIDATDLFDHYEEEYEDMEGGGVPHVEINKMHISQSIEAPLTTRDTAILSGSLSTHNGTGGGTINLALRRVTSAKGWGEVEFGAGDTHGPFFGMKIFRNLTSRFFMTAQCGLQVSSRGIRPGFTTVLARHLDKNTMGYLQWKWGVQSSMNTSIVRDTKSSHFTCAMQLGIPHTFLMMSYQYKFQDDDQTKIKGSVKSGFFGTVIEYGAERKISRHSVLGATVSVGVPQGVSLKIKLNRASQTYFFPIHLTDQLLPSAVFYATVGPLVFYLAIQRLVIRPYVQAQKEQDLEKQRESSASNIAKKKQEAESAVLLMQESVRRIIEAEESKMGLIILNAWYGKFVTDNSKRHERAKVIDVTVPLQCLVKDSKLILTEASKSGLPGFYEPCVGEEKSLKVLYQFRGVMHQVLSGDTEPLRIPKQSHRIDADT from the exons ATGGCGTCTGCCTTGGACGATGATGAGATTTCCAGTGATGATTACTATTCCTTGCTCAATGTCAGAAGAGAG GCTACAAACGATGAGCTGAAGGCGGCCTACAGGAGACTGTGCATGCTCTACCATCCCGACAAACACAGAGATCCTGACCTCAAACGACAAGCGGAACAACTTTTTAATCTCGTCCACGAAGCTTACGAAG TTCTTAGTGACCCTCAATCCCGCGCAATCTATGACATCTATGGAAAAAGAGGGCTGGATGTTGAAGGATGGGAG GTGGTGGAGAGAAAACGAACCCCCACTGAGATCCGAGAGGAGTACGAGCGTCTGCAGAGCGAGCGAGAGGAGCGGAGGCTTCAGCAGAGGACCAACCCCAAG GGAACGATTAGTGTGGGGATTGATGCAACGGACCTGTTTGACCACTATGAGGAGGAATACGAGGATATGGAGGGAGGCGGAGTTCCACATGTGGAAATCAACAAGATGCACATATCTCAGTCAATAGAG GCTCCTCTCACAACAAGAGACACGGCCATTTTGTCCGGCTCCCTGTCAACCCACAATGGGACCGGAGGTGGCACCATTAACCTGGCCTTGAGAAGAGTCACCTCAGCGAAAGGTTGGGGGGAG GTAGAGTTCGGAGCTGGAGACACTCACGGGCCTTTTTTTGGAATGAAGATTTTCCGCAACTTGACATCCAGATT CTTTATGACAGCTCAGTGCGGACTCCAGGTATCATCCCGAGGTATACGTCCCGGGTTCACCACAGTGCTGGCTCGACACTTAGATAAAAACACTATGGGCTACCTGCAGTGGAAGTGGGGGGTCCAATCCTCCATGAACACCAGCATAGTCAGGGACACAAAAAGCAGCCATTTCACCTGTGCAATGCAG CTGGGCATTCCTCACACTTTTCTGATGATGAGCTACCAGTACAAGTTTCAGGATGATGACCAAACAAAGATCAAGGGCTCAGTCAA ATCAGGTTTTTTTGGAACGGTGATAGAGTATGGTGCCGAGAGGAAGATCAGTCGGCACAGTGTCCTAGGGGCCACTGTCAGTGTGGGAGTACCCCAAGGTGTCTCTCTCAAGATCAA ACTAAACCGAGCCAGCCAGACGTACTTCTTCCCCATCCATCTGACTGACCAACTCCTTCCCAGTGCTGTATTTTATGCCACAGTCGGACCACTGGTTTTCTACCTCGCCATCCAGCGGCTCGTTATTCGCCCCTACGTGCAGGCCCAGAAGGAACA AGACCTGGAGAAGCAAAGGGAAAGCTCAGCTTCTAATATAGCCAAGAAGAAACAAGAGGCCGAGTCTGCT GTTCTCCTCATGCAGGAGTCGGTGCGCAGGATAATCGAAGCTGAGGAATCTAAGATGG GTCTCATCATCCTCAACGCCTGGTATGGAAAGTTTGTTACGGACAACAGCAAAAGACACGAGAGGGCAAAGGTGATCGACGTGACGGTTCCTCTGCAGTGTTTGGTGAAAGACTCTAAACTCATCCTCACTGAAGCCTCAAAG TCGGGCCTCCCTGGGTTCTACGAGCCCTGTGTCGGGGAGGAGAAGAGCCTGAAGGTGCTGTATCAGTTCCGCGGAGTCATGCATCAAGTCCTGTCAGGAGACACAGAGCCCCTCAGAATACCAAAGCAAT cTCACAGGATTGATGCAGACACATAG